CAAGAACATCTGTTACAATTATTCCATCCTTAATTTCAGAAGTATCAATCAAGTCATTGAATTCTAAAATAAAATTACTTAAGCCCACAGCAGGCATATCTGCAAAAGAAGCTCGCATGCCGTTACCTGTACTTTGAGCATTCACTTTTCTTGCAGTATATATGTCATAAAGGAAATTTTTAAGAATTCCATCCTCAATAACCGGTGTTTTTTGACTTGCGGTTCCTTCTCCGTCACTTATTGAGGAACTAAGCCCTCTTTCGTATGTTCCATCATCATAAATGCTTAAGGAAGGTGTTACGACTTCATTACCAATTTCATTTGCAAAAATGGATCTTCCCCTTTGCACATTATCTGCATTTACGGCGTTAACAAAAGTTCCAAGAAGACCTGAAGCTGCATGGTGATCTAATAAGACATCCATATCTCTGGTTTCTACTGGCTGGCCGTTTAATGAATTTTTTGCAATATTGGAAGCATTCTCTGCAATCCATACTGGATCTATATCGTAATTTCTTGAGGATTTTCCCTCATAAGCAGTAGATATTTCTCCATTTTCTTCAGCATTCACAGCAATAAAGCCAGAAAACATGGAGGATTTGTCCATACATTCAACATCATTAGAATTTAAGATTAAACTTTCTCCATAGCCTGCAGAAAACCCTCCAGAAGTTGGTTCGCATTTTGCATCTTCAACTGTATTTATCATTGTTTTTGCAAATTCTATAAAGTCTTCAATCTGGAGCGACTCAACTTTTTTATCATAAATCCCTCTGACGCTACTATACTTTGATTTTTGGGCAAAATTGAAGTTTTCATCAGCTACATTGGATTTTGCATTAAATATGGCATTTTCAACGGTTTCTTCGATTTTATCGGTATTTGTAGTGTAAGAAAATCCCATCTTTCCTTCAATAATTACTCTTACACTAATTCCATAGGTAAATGTTTCTTTTGCGAATTTAATTTCATTATTTTGAATATCTACATCAATATTTTTTTCTCTTTCCACATATACTTCAGCAGAATCAGAATTTTTTAATGCAAGATTCAATGCATCATATCCAATATTCTTCATTTAAAACCTCCAAAATCCCTCAAAAATTCAAAGAATTTTTGGGAGCATATAAAATTTACAATTTTGTGGCCGAGGGACTCTCGAAATTCGTAGAATTAGGAGCACAAACACTTTGTGTTTATAAGCTCAATTTCCTCAGGTTAGAAAAATGCCTTTATTTTTCTAAATTCATAGATTTCCTTCAACCTCCAATTTATACAAAGAACACTTTACTATAAAATAAATTTCTCTATTGCTTCCGCGGCCCCATCACCATATGGTTTCTTGGTTATATAATCAGTATTTTCTTTGAGCTCTTCATCTGCATTGGCAACGGCTACTTTAAACCCTGCAACTTCAAGAAATTCTAGATCGTTTTCGCTGTCACCAATTGCCATTATTTCATCGAGCGTAATTCCCATATCTCTGGCAACGATTTTCAGTGATTTTCCCTTGTTAACCTCAGGATCTGTAAGGTGTATTGCAAATTTAGTATCGTAGACTTCAACATCGAAGTTTTTAACGGTTTCTTTTACAATATTAACGTCAATGTTCCTTACTATTGCAATTTCTGACATTCTAATATTTGAAAATTCAGTTTTTTCTACATGATGTTTTGATTTAAGAAAGTCATATGCAGGTTTGCATTTTTCAATGTCTCCAAGAATTAAATTTTTTTTTCTTGTTTGAATGAATCCACCATTTTCACTTACAATTCCACCGGAAGTACCTACCATCACCGCCACCATCTTGGCTGCGCAGAGCACATTTCCGGTCACTAAAATGACAGGATAACCTTTATCTTCTGCTTTTCTGATGGCCTTTATTGCATTTATGCATATCTTCCTATTTTTGTCGGTAATTGTACCATCTATATCTACCGCAATTGCCTTCATTAACAACATTACTCCTAAAAATTTAAACTTTCATTCATCTGTAATATAAGATCATTGATTTTTTTGGTAAAAAAGCATAATTACTAAATTTATATTGAACTTTTTCCTCTAAAATGATGTTTTAAAGGTATTTTTAAAAAGTTGAGCCATAGCGATAAGCAATATTACATGTTCCTTCTTTACTTACCATACATGCCCCAATTGGATTCATTGGATTGCACTGAGTTTTAAATAGAGCACATTCTTCCGGTCTTGCAACACCTCTCAAAATTGGGCCGCATATACATCCTGTAGGAACCTTTTCGCCCTGTTCTACTTGAATATCAAATCTTTCTCTGGCATTAGTGCTTGAAAATTCATCTCTTATTTCATAGGTCGAATCCGGAATCTCAGGGAAACCTCTCCATTCTTTATCTTTAATATAAAATACTTCATCCATGAGCTCTTGAGCTTTAACATTACCCTCTTCTTTTACAGCCCTCTTATATTCATTTTGAACTACGGCTTTTCCCTCATCAAGCTGTTTTAATATCATGTATATTGAAATTAATATGTCAAAGGGATTGAATCCTGCTACAACTTGTGGAATACCATACTTTTGTGAAAATTCTTCATAAGGCTTTGTTCCAATTATTGTTGAAACGTGTCCTGGTTCTATAAGGGCATTCAAATTTACTTCACCAGATTCAATCAGAAATTTCAATGCAGGGGGAATTAATCTATGACAGGATAGGAATGACAGGTTTTCAGGTGGGCCTGCAACTATTTCAGATGCTGTGGTAGGTGCGGTGGTTTCAAAGCCTGCAGCCATGAATACAACTTCATTGTCAATTTTTTCAGCTATTTCGACTGCGTTATTCACGCCATAAACTATTCGCACGTCTGCTCCTTCTGCCTTGGCATCAGCTAATGTCCCTGTTGTTCCTGGAACTCTAAGCATATCTCCAAATGTTGCAATAGTAACTCCTTCTCTTGCAAGATATAAACATTCATCTACTTCTATGGAAGGCACACAGCAGACTGGACAGCCAGGGCCGGCCACTACTTCTACTTCTTTTGGAATTAGTGATCTTATTCCATGCTGCATTATTGTGTGTTCATGGGATCCGCATACATGCATTATTTTTACGGGTCTTGCAATGTTTTCAATGCGTTCAACTATTTCTTTGGATAGGTTTTTCATCATGTCACCTTGAATAATTCAATGTATTAACGATTCTTTTATTACATAATTGGAATTTGGATGTATCTGATAATTTTATATTTGAGAAATTTTTATTTTAGTAAGATATTGTCTGTTGCATTTTAAATAATTGCTGTTTATATTTTTATTATATTTTAATGAATGCCTTAATTATTTTAAAGGAAGATTTAGCTATCCTAATCAATATTAAATTGAATTTAAAGCATATTTAGGTTTTAAATTTGAATATGTTCATTATTCATTATCTTTTCTGTTTTTAAAAATATTATTGACACATTATGGTGGGTGCAGTTGATTGACAATCACTGAAATAAATTAAAATTGTATTTTTATTTTTTTGCATAGAATTCCCATATCATGAATTAAAACATTTATATGGTGTGAATTATAATTATCACTATCTTTATTTGGTATATTGATTGTATCTTCATAGTAATACCATCAAAAGATTTATTATTATTATTGACTAAATTAATATCAATGTACTTAAATTATTTGGAATATTGGGATTATTGAGTTAATTTAATGCTTAAAAAGATAGATTTAAATAATAATAAAATCGTGGTTCATTATATGAATTTATTAAAAAAATGACATCAAAATAGTTTACTTGGTAAAAATAAGCGTTACAGTTAAATATCTTTATTATAAATCTATTTTAAAAGTCATTATTAAAATAAATCATAATAACCTTTAAGATTATATTAATATCGGTAGGTAATATGAAAATTGCAGTGGTTGGATTAGGAACTGAAGGCAGAAATGCCGTTAAATCTCTTATTAATTATGGATATAAAGTTTACGCTTCTGATATGCAAAAAAACATGGAATTGAACTGTAATGTGGCTGTAGATGTTGATTTTGGGTATCATGATTTTGAAAAAATAAATTCTGCAGACGCAGTGGTTTTAAGTCCGAGTTTATGGGGCAGTAAAATCGGAGAAAAATTAAGATCAAGTAAAAAATTCTTATCTGATATTTTAGCAGATCATAAAACTGTTTTTACAATAGGCGTTACAGGTACCAATGGTAAAACAACAACATGCTTTATGATAAAAGAGATACTTGAAAAAGCAGGTCTCAACGTCCTTGTTGGTGGAAATGCAGGTGGAGGATTTCAGGGGTATACAAAACTTATATTAGAATCTTCAAAACAAAAATACGACGTTATTGTAGTAGAAGTATGTGATATGACCCTTGATTTTTGTTCATATGCATTTGATTTTGATCTCGTGGTTGTAACTAACATGGGAATGGATCATATGGACTTCCATAATTCCATTGATAATTATAAAGCCTCTCTGGGCAAATTTATAGAGGGAAAAATAGCAGTATTAAATGAAAAGGATAAAATTTTGTCAAAAATGGGAGATTACCCTCTTCAAACCTTCTTTTTTGGGAATGGACATAGAGATCTTAAATTATTCGGCGAATTTAATCTACAAAATGCTGCAGCCGCAGCAACAGTTGCAAATATTTTAGAAATTCCAGAAGACGCAATTAACGACGCACTGGAAAATTTCAAGGGAGTGAAAGGAAGGACAGCAACTATAGACATTTCTGGATGTAATTTTGTAGTTGGAAAAACCGATAATCTAAATGCAGCATCAGCAGTTTTTAATGAGCTGGACTTTGATGTAGCAATTATCGGCACACCAAGAGAAAATGAAATATGCCGATTTGACATTTTAGGAGAAGTTGCAAGGGCAGATCCGGATATTGTAGTACTTTTCCCCGGTCTTGAGGATACAACAGGTATTGCATTTAAAAAATTAAAAGATGAAGGTTATACTGGTGAGATAAAGATAATAAAAGACACTGATTCTGTACTTAATTTTGCATTGGAATGCAGTGAGATATATAAGAACATTTTCATAGGTGGAAATGGTCAGAGTAAACTCATAGAGATGCAAAAAGCACTAAAAAGGATATCAAAAGATGATAATGTCATTAGAAATAAAAAAGTACTCATTGTTGGTGCTGGAAATGCAGGAAGACCTGCAGCACATCTTTTAAATCATTTAGGTAATGAAGTCATTATTTCGGATATTAAAGAATTCGAAGAACTTCCAAAAAAAGCCAAAAGAAAGATTGAAGATTTAATGCAGAAAGGAGTTGCTGTAGAACTTGGTTCTCATATGAATGAACACGCAATGTGGGCAGATGTAGTTTTCATTTCTCCAAGTGTGCCTAAAAATTCTGAAATCAGGAAATTTATCGGTGAATGTGAAGAAAACTATGAAATAGACGAAATAAATACAAGAGATATAGGAAAAATGATTAATTCCCTGATAAAAATTCCTATGATAGGTATAGCTGGAACAGATGGAAAAACCACCACCACAAATATGGCCAATTACACTTTATCTGATAGGTATGACACACTACTTTTCTCTTCCCTGGAGGATTCCCTGGTTATTGAAGGTCTGGTGGATTTTGTAGTGGAAAATAAAATGAAAAGTAAGGATTTTGCAGTATTTGAACTTCCACACGGCACAATAAGAATGGTAGATGGTTTAGAGATATGCATAGGTATTTTAACCAATCTTACACCAGACCATATGGATGAATTTAATTCATATGAAGAATATGTGGAAAGAAATGTATCTATAAAGGATTTACTCCATAAAAACGGGGTTTTAATCGCTAATGGGGATGACCCAATTATAAGTAGATTATCTCCTAAATTTAATGAAGAAGTAATATATTATGGACTTAATGAGCCAAGAGAAATTGTTAATGAAGGTAGAACTTATTCTCACAAATATAATATAAACTATGATATTTTAGCTGAAAATATAAAGCTTAAAGGACTTTATGGCTCTGAATTCACCATTAAAACTCAAAAAATACCCACCATAATATGTAAAAACTGCGGTCAAATGTGCTGTGACTGTGATAATTTTGAAAGAGTATACCGGGAACCATGCACAGTAGACATAAAACTTAAAGTACCGGGAATGTGCAATATAGAAAATGCTTTAGCGGTTTTTGCTACAGATATTGCTTTAGGGTTTGATATAGGATATATAAAGAATAAAATAGAGAGTTTCCCTGGAGTAAATGGACGTTTTGAAAAAATTGATACAGTTAATGAGGTAAACATATTTATGGATGCTGCACATAACCCTGAGGCCATGGAACGCCTTTTTGAGGGTATGGAGCTTGAAGGAAAGTTGATAATATCCATAGATAATCCTGATACTCTTACAATTCGTGATAAATATAAAATAGGCGAAATACTTGGAAAATATGCAGATATAGTAATTGCAAGTGCAAAAAACGAAACAACAGAAGAAATAAATGAAAAAGCTGCTGAAGAAGTGGTTAAAGGAGCTGCAGAAACAGAAACACATAAAACAACCAGCGTGGTAGATTCAATAGTTAAAGCCTTAAAGATTGCAGACAAAAAAGATACCATAATCCATATTGGTCCTGGTGTTGTTAATGCCTATGAAAAAGTGAAATCAGACATTAAAGAAGGCATAGCCACTTATAAGAAAGAAACAGCTTAAAATTCACTGTCCGATTAAAATGAAGTCTAATTTTATTAAGAAGAAAAATCCAAGAGTTATTGTCATCGGCGGCTGTGGAACTGTAGGCAGCTTAATGGCAAGGGTTTTAAAAGATAACGGTGCAGATGTGATTGTATCAGATCTTTCAACCGATAGTCCTCAAATAGAAACCCTTAAAAAAGAAGGAATATCTCTTAATCTTGGGGAGCACAATGAAGATCTTTTAAAAGATGCAGATATCATCGTTCTGGCTCCAAGTTTACTAAATAATTCTAACTTAATTGAAAAAATAAAAAATTCCACTAAAGCCCCCATAATAAGTGTTGATGAAGTTCTGAGCATATGCGATGTTAATAAGCCTGTTGTTGGGATAACTGGAACAAATGGAAAGACAACAACAACATGGATGCTTAAACATATCCTAAAGGGCGCAGGACAGAAAATTCCAGAACATAAACTCAATATACAGGGAAATACAGATTTAATACCGCCTCTTCAAGCAAGACTAGATGGAGATATCGCTGTTTTAGAGATAGGTACCTTTGGAAACCCTAATGAAATAAAAAAATCAGCAATGAACTCTCAAGTTGATATAGGGATTATAACCAATATATCTCAGGACCATTTAAGTAATTCAGGTAAATTTTCGGATTATATCAAATGTAAGGGCGAAATGATCGAATCCGCTGATTTATTGATTTTTAATGCTGATGATCCTGTAGTTGCGTGTCTTGGAAAAAAACCCGAAAATAGCTTATTTTTTGGTATAGATGATTTGAATATTGATATTAATGCATATCCTGAAGAAAGAAATTGTCCAGTATGTAAGAATGATTTAAAATATCTAAAGCATTATCTGGGTCATCTTGGTATATATGAATGTGATTGTGGTTTTAAACGTCCACCTCTCCATGTTAGAGCTCGTGATATTAAAGATGATCAATTTACACTGGTTATGGGTTCAAATAAAGCCAAAATTAAACTGAAAAATAGAGGTATTCACAACATCTATAATGCCCTTGCTGCAGCATGTGGGGCAATGGCTTTAAATGTTGATTTTGATAATATTGTAAGGGGTATTGAAAGTTTTGAAGGGGTTAACGGTAGATTTCAGGAGTTTAATATGGGTAAAAGGGTTATAGTTGATTTTGCCCATAATCCTGCAGGTGTTAAAGCCATAATCCAGGCATTGCGTCTTGAAAAATCGGTAAATTCAAAACTAATTGTTGTTAATACCATATCTTCGGAAAGTGGGATTAATGGAGATATTGAAATAGCAAATATATTAAAAGATGTTGATGTTATAGTAGTAGCATCCAATGCAAGTAGAAAGGCATTAATGGAGATTGAAACTGATTCTCAGGTGATTTTAACAGATTTAAGTAAAAAAAATTCTAAAATTGGAACACTTGGGGCAAGCAGGGAACAGGTTAAAGAAAGTTTGGAAAAAGCCATTGAAGTGGCTGATAAAGATGATATAATATTAGTGATCGGAGAAGGGGGAGTTAAATATTCTGCAGAAATTCTTGGAAAATTCAAAAATTAGCATCGTTGTTCTTTTTTTAGTGGCACTGGCCATGTATCCATTTGGAAATGCAATAGAAGATTATTACCCGCAGCAGGGTCCAACAGAAATCACCTCGATGAATGTAGGAGACACAGTACTGGCAGGAACTACGGTTGTAGATGGGAAAAAAATCAGAAAAGTACCTATACTTTATGACCCCGGATATCTTAGAGATTATATTGAAGATATGAGATTCATTGACTTTTTCGATGCAATAATAACTGGAACAGTTAAAACTCCAATTGGAAGAATTACATCAGGAAGTATTTCAAAAAGTGGAGTTGCACAGGGTTTTAATGGTCCGGGAATTTTAGAAGTTAAAGGGGGGAAATTGACTGTAACTCCACCGGGAACTTTTGTTTATGGAAAAAAAATACCTTATATGTTTGGAATTAAAACAAAAGACGGTCTGGAAATTGTAGAAGGAAATAGAA
The nucleotide sequence above comes from Methanobacterium sp.. Encoded proteins:
- a CDS encoding TldD/PmbA family protein, with translation MKNIGYDALNLALKNSDSAEVYVEREKNIDVDIQNNEIKFAKETFTYGISVRVIIEGKMGFSYTTNTDKIEETVENAIFNAKSNVADENFNFAQKSKYSSVRGIYDKKVESLQIEDFIEFAKTMINTVEDAKCEPTSGGFSAGYGESLILNSNDVECMDKSSMFSGFIAVNAEENGEISTAYEGKSSRNYDIDPVWIAENASNIAKNSLNGQPVETRDMDVLLDHHAASGLLGTFVNAVNADNVQRGRSIFANEIGNEVVTPSLSIYDDGTYERGLSSSISDGEGTASQKTPVIEDGILKNFLYDIYTARKVNAQSTGNGMRASFADMPAVGLSNFILEFNDLIDTSEIKDGIIVTDVLGAHTANPISGDFSVEANNAFKIENGEITTPVKKAMLSGNIFNLMKDASGTSGEIRQMGPFVIPRIIARSLRVVG
- a CDS encoding Mur ligase family protein — its product is MKIAVVGLGTEGRNAVKSLINYGYKVYASDMQKNMELNCNVAVDVDFGYHDFEKINSADAVVLSPSLWGSKIGEKLRSSKKFLSDILADHKTVFTIGVTGTNGKTTTCFMIKEILEKAGLNVLVGGNAGGGFQGYTKLILESSKQKYDVIVVEVCDMTLDFCSYAFDFDLVVVTNMGMDHMDFHNSIDNYKASLGKFIEGKIAVLNEKDKILSKMGDYPLQTFFFGNGHRDLKLFGEFNLQNAAAAATVANILEIPEDAINDALENFKGVKGRTATIDISGCNFVVGKTDNLNAASAVFNELDFDVAIIGTPRENEICRFDILGEVARADPDIVVLFPGLEDTTGIAFKKLKDEGYTGEIKIIKDTDSVLNFALECSEIYKNIFIGGNGQSKLIEMQKALKRISKDDNVIRNKKVLIVGAGNAGRPAAHLLNHLGNEVIISDIKEFEELPKKAKRKIEDLMQKGVAVELGSHMNEHAMWADVVFISPSVPKNSEIRKFIGECEENYEIDEINTRDIGKMINSLIKIPMIGIAGTDGKTTTTNMANYTLSDRYDTLLFSSLEDSLVIEGLVDFVVENKMKSKDFAVFELPHGTIRMVDGLEICIGILTNLTPDHMDEFNSYEEYVERNVSIKDLLHKNGVLIANGDDPIISRLSPKFNEEVIYYGLNEPREIVNEGRTYSHKYNINYDILAENIKLKGLYGSEFTIKTQKIPTIICKNCGQMCCDCDNFERVYREPCTVDIKLKVPGMCNIENALAVFATDIALGFDIGYIKNKIESFPGVNGRFEKIDTVNEVNIFMDAAHNPEAMERLFEGMELEGKLIISIDNPDTLTIRDKYKIGEILGKYADIVIASAKNETTEEINEKAAEEVVKGAAETETHKTTSVVDSIVKALKIADKKDTIIHIGPGVVNAYEKVKSDIKEGIATYKKETA
- a CDS encoding Mur ligase family protein, coding for MKSNFIKKKNPRVIVIGGCGTVGSLMARVLKDNGADVIVSDLSTDSPQIETLKKEGISLNLGEHNEDLLKDADIIVLAPSLLNNSNLIEKIKNSTKAPIISVDEVLSICDVNKPVVGITGTNGKTTTTWMLKHILKGAGQKIPEHKLNIQGNTDLIPPLQARLDGDIAVLEIGTFGNPNEIKKSAMNSQVDIGIITNISQDHLSNSGKFSDYIKCKGEMIESADLLIFNADDPVVACLGKKPENSLFFGIDDLNIDINAYPEERNCPVCKNDLKYLKHYLGHLGIYECDCGFKRPPLHVRARDIKDDQFTLVMGSNKAKIKLKNRGIHNIYNALAAACGAMALNVDFDNIVRGIESFEGVNGRFQEFNMGKRVIVDFAHNPAGVKAIIQALRLEKSVNSKLIVVNTISSESGINGDIEIANILKDVDVIVVASNASRKALMEIETDSQVILTDLSKKNSKIGTLGASREQVKESLEKAIEVADKDDIILVIGEGGVKYSAEILGKFKN
- a CDS encoding phosphoglycolate phosphatase, coding for MKAIAVDIDGTITDKNRKICINAIKAIRKAEDKGYPVILVTGNVLCAAKMVAVMVGTSGGIVSENGGFIQTRKKNLILGDIEKCKPAYDFLKSKHHVEKTEFSNIRMSEIAIVRNIDVNIVKETVKNFDVEVYDTKFAIHLTDPEVNKGKSLKIVARDMGITLDEIMAIGDSENDLEFLEVAGFKVAVANADEELKENTDYITKKPYGDGAAEAIEKFIL
- the hypD gene encoding hydrogenase formation protein HypD is translated as MKNLSKEIVERIENIARPVKIMHVCGSHEHTIMQHGIRSLIPKEVEVVAGPGCPVCCVPSIEVDECLYLAREGVTIATFGDMLRVPGTTGTLADAKAEGADVRIVYGVNNAVEIAEKIDNEVVFMAAGFETTAPTTASEIVAGPPENLSFLSCHRLIPPALKFLIESGEVNLNALIEPGHVSTIIGTKPYEEFSQKYGIPQVVAGFNPFDILISIYMILKQLDEGKAVVQNEYKRAVKEEGNVKAQELMDEVFYIKDKEWRGFPEIPDSTYEIRDEFSSTNARERFDIQVEQGEKVPTGCICGPILRGVARPEECALFKTQCNPMNPIGACMVSKEGTCNIAYRYGSTF